A region from the Candidatus Zixiibacteriota bacterium genome encodes:
- a CDS encoding response regulator: MNKAKILVVDDEDSMRDFMSIMLSKEGYDVIQAASGPEALDFIQKSSPDVVITDMMMPEMSGLELLTQARQYENSPSFIVMTAFASVDSAIEAMKKGAYDYITKPFKVDEVKLAVKKLLEKETISKENTSLKQELSKKFSLDNFIGQDPKIVRMKEIVQKLAKSESTALILGESGTGKDLVANAVHYHSNRVGKPFITLNCAAIPDTLLESELFGYKKGAFTGAYKDKDGVFKAADSGTLFLDEVGNTSLAIQMKLLRVLDDQEIMPVGSTEKMKVNVRLIAATNANLEEEVKAGNFREDLYYRLNVFTVQIPPLRERREDIALLVDHFNRFYCAKMGVEEKTISPDTLKVLLSYDWPGNVRELENTIERALVVSTGPLINSEDLPEKVRGGSMVKEMAESSVADSGQARDASPTLESVEKAYIFWVLNQTGWNKTKTAKTLGIDASTLYRKIDRYGLKKVQ; the protein is encoded by the coding sequence GTGAATAAAGCCAAGATCCTGGTAGTCGACGATGAAGATTCCATGCGGGATTTCATGTCGATTATGCTCTCCAAAGAGGGCTACGATGTGATTCAGGCGGCCTCCGGGCCGGAAGCGCTGGATTTTATCCAGAAGAGCAGTCCCGATGTGGTCATTACGGATATGATGATGCCGGAGATGAGCGGTCTGGAGCTTCTGACACAGGCCCGCCAGTATGAGAACAGCCCCTCGTTTATCGTGATGACCGCTTTTGCGTCGGTCGATTCCGCTATCGAGGCGATGAAAAAGGGCGCGTATGATTATATCACCAAACCTTTTAAGGTGGATGAGGTGAAGCTGGCTGTTAAAAAGCTTCTGGAAAAAGAAACGATCTCGAAAGAGAATACAAGCCTCAAGCAGGAGCTCTCCAAAAAATTCTCCCTGGACAACTTCATCGGGCAGGACCCGAAGATCGTGCGCATGAAAGAGATCGTCCAGAAACTGGCCAAATCCGAGAGCACCGCCCTGATCCTGGGTGAAAGCGGTACCGGCAAGGATTTGGTGGCCAACGCGGTTCACTACCACTCCAACCGGGTCGGCAAACCGTTTATCACACTAAACTGCGCCGCTATCCCGGATACCCTGCTGGAAAGCGAACTGTTCGGCTACAAGAAAGGCGCGTTCACCGGCGCATACAAAGACAAAGATGGTGTCTTCAAAGCGGCCGACAGCGGGACTTTGTTCTTAGATGAGGTCGGAAATACATCCCTGGCGATCCAGATGAAGCTCTTGCGGGTACTGGATGACCAGGAGATCATGCCGGTCGGTTCGACCGAAAAAATGAAAGTCAATGTGCGCCTGATCGCGGCCACCAATGCTAATTTAGAAGAAGAGGTGAAGGCTGGCAATTTCCGCGAGGACCTGTATTATCGCCTGAATGTTTTCACCGTCCAGATTCCGCCCCTGCGCGAACGGCGCGAGGATATCGCGCTTCTGGTGGATCATTTCAACCGGTTTTACTGCGCCAAAATGGGTGTGGAGGAGAAGACGATTTCGCCCGACACGCTCAAGGTGCTGTTGTCCTATGACTGGCCGGGCAATGTGCGCGAGCTGGAGAATACGATCGAACGGGCGCTGGTGGTATCGACCGGACCCCTGATCAATTCCGAGGACCTGCCGGAAAAAGTTCGGGGTGGTTCTATGGTCAAGGAGATGGCTGAATCCTCGGTGGCCGACAGCGGACAGGCCAGGGATGCTTCACCTACTCTGGAATCGGTGGAAAAGGCTTATATCTTCTGGGTCCTGAATCAGACCGGATGGAACAAGACCAAGACCGCCAAAACCCTCGGGATCGACGCTTCTACGTTATACCGCAAAATCGACCGCTACGGTTTGAAGAAGGTTCAGTAA
- a CDS encoding HIT domain-containing protein, with protein sequence MSPDCIFCKIAGRQEPADIIYEDEEAIVFKDINPSAPIHLLVCPKEHYSTFLKTPPEVLPMLQDVIRKVAKQLEIDESGFRMIINNGRGGGQIIFHLHIHLLAGKRLGGF encoded by the coding sequence ATGTCACCCGATTGTATTTTCTGTAAAATAGCCGGCAGGCAAGAGCCGGCCGATATCATCTATGAGGATGAGGAAGCGATCGTCTTCAAGGATATCAATCCCTCCGCGCCGATTCATCTTTTAGTCTGCCCCAAAGAGCATTACAGCACATTTCTGAAAACTCCGCCCGAGGTTCTGCCGATGTTGCAGGACGTGATCAGAAAGGTTGCCAAACAGCTGGAAATCGATGAAAGCGGTTTTCGGATGATCATCAACAACGGACGCGGTGGCGGTCAAATAATATTTCATCTGCATATCCATCTCTTAGCCGGCAAACGTCTGGGCGGGTTTTAG